CGGAAGGTTGAGTCACACGCTGGTGCGCGAGCGCACGCGCACTCATCTCGTGGTGCTGGCGATCGCCACCGCCGTGCATCAGACCTGGTGCACCGCCTTCGATCTCACCGGCGTCGCCGGCTGGCCCTATCTGCTCCAGCGCGTCGCGTTGTCGGTCGCGGTGACCGCCCCGCTCGGCGCGCTGCTGATCGCGCTCGCCCGGCGCCTCTACGGCCGACCCCTGTTCCCGCATGGCCCTCTCGGCGCCGGAACGACAGGCTAGGGAACAGCGCTTCCGGCTGCTCGC
This genomic window from Candidatus Sulfotelmatobacter sp. contains:
- the mreD gene encoding rod shape-determining protein MreD; the encoded protein is MSILLMLLVALLLRSTALSVLGARGVVIDVLAFATVAWSLRYGETSGTLLGFTIGLLADLDDGHWLGRHALVLALLGYAIGRLSHTLVRERTRTHLVVLAIATAVHQTWCTAFDLTGVAGWPYLLQRVALSVAVTAPLGALLIALARRLYGRPLFPHGPLGAGTTG